Genomic segment of Carcharodon carcharias isolate sCarCar2 chromosome 27 unlocalized genomic scaffold, sCarCar2.pri SUPER_27_unloc_1, whole genome shotgun sequence:
AAGGGCCGCTCGCCGGTGTGGAGGAGCCGGTGCGCCAGCAGATGGGCCGACTCGCCGAAGCCCTTGCCGCAGGCCGAGCAGACGTAGGGCCGTTCGCCCGTGTGGACCCGCTGGTGCCGCAGCAGCTTGGAGGACTGGCCGAAGGCCTTGCCGCACAGCGGGCAGGAGAAGGGCCGCTCGCCGGTGTGGACGCGCCCGTGCACCTTCAGCTCGCCGGCGCTCTTGAAGCGCTTGCCGCATTCGCCACAGCCGAAGGCCCGCTCCTCGGTGTGGACCCGCCGGTGGGTCAGCAGGTGCGAAGAGCTGGCGAAGGCCTTGCCGCACTCGCCGCAGGCGAACGGCCGCTCGCCCGAGTGCACCCGCCGGTGGATCTCCAGCTCGGACGGGTAGATGAAGCCCCGGCCGCACTCGCCGCACTTGTAGGGTAGGCCGGCCCGGCTGTGGCAGCGGCACCGGTGCCGCGTCAGCTCGGAGGGGCGGCTGAACGCCAGGCCGCAGACGGGGCAGGCGTGCGGCCGCTCGCCCGAGTGCACCAGCCGGTGGGCCTTCAGCCCGTGCCGCTGGCCGAAGCGCTTGCCGCAGTCGCCGCACTGGTAGACCCGGCCGTGGGCCGCCTGGTGCTTCTCCAGCCACAGCCGCGACTTGAAGGTCCGCCCGCACACCCGGCAGTCCAGCGGCAggcgcccccccccaccgcccgcccgGCGCTTGCCGCCTGCCGCCCCCTCTCCCCGCGCCTGGTACATCGTCCCGGGTGAATCTGGCAATCCCGTCGGCTCCCGAAGCGGCGGCTGGTCCGGACACTCTCCCATCTCCCGTCCCGGCGACCTGCACCAAAGAATTCAGCAATTACTACTAAcgataacaacaacaacaacaaccagaATAGCAAAACGATAATCGCCCTCACCGGGGGCAGGAATTCGGCAaacggagtgggggggggtggtgggggcggtggtgaaATCCCCCGAggcgggggatgggtgggggtggtgggtggggtgtgggtgatggtggcatCGGCACCAGGTGGAGAAGGAAAGGAGCCgcattcatatagcgcctttcaccgccccctccccccccacccccggcaccgACCTCCCTGGGTTGCATTGCCATGCCTCCGGTGACCCAAAGCACTTTGGCAGCCGGGGGACGTACTCTTTCGACGCAACAGCCCTTGGAGTGCAAGAAAACGTGGCGGGCCAGTCTGCGCCCTGCGGTGGGATGAATGGCCAGACCGTCTGATAAACACCCAGCCCCAGGACAGCACGGAGATCTCCCCTCACGTCCCtaaacccccacccacctctccgTCACCCCCTGGTCCTCTTCCGGAGCGGGGACCCTACAGGTCCAGCAGCGAGAGTGGACGGTGTCCTCAGCTAAACGCCTCACCTCGACAGCCCGGCGCTGCTTCGGTACTGGCATCGGGGTCGCCAAGCCCAGACCCTGCATTCAAGGCAGTGGAGTGGCACTTGAAGCTCACCCCCTTACTGTCtcagatgtgggggggggggttgctccCCATTGAACCAGGGCTAGCTTCTTAATGCTAACGTTAAGGTTAGGGCTCAGGTTAAAGTTGAACTTATCATCAGGGTTCGGGCTAAAGTTACAGATGGGGGGGTTAACATTAGGGCTGGTATTTGGGTCAGGATTAACGTGGGAGTTAGGATGAAGGTTGGG
This window contains:
- the LOC121273565 gene encoding zinc finger protein 501-like, with amino-acid sequence MQSQGLAARGDPGQAPAGAGSRAAEGDPDSNPVEREEQLSPQSPGREMGECPDQPPLREPTGLPDSPGTMYQARGEGAAGGKRRAGGGGGRLPLDCRVCGRTFKSRLWLEKHQAAHGRVYQCGDCGKRFGQRHGLKAHRLVHSGERPHACPVCGLAFSRPSELTRHRCRCHSRAGLPYKCGECGRGFIYPSELEIHRRVHSGERPFACGECGKAFASSSHLLTHRRVHTEERAFGCGECGKRFKSAGELKVHGRVHTGERPFSCPLCGKAFGQSSKLLRHQRVHTGERPYVCSACGKGFGESAHLLAHRLLHTGERPFVCPLCGKGFTVSSSLLTHQRVHSGERPFACPDCGKRFSGADCLLTHRRVHTGERPFACRLCGKRFTVSSNLRRHQRVHTGERPFPCAVCGKRFSQSSHLLKHQRVHA